ggggtaggggtaggttaATGGTAAGAAGCAAAATAAGTGTACTATAAATCTAAATTcctgtagcactataggaaggtacagtaaaagGTAGTGAAGGGTACTATACAtcatctagattaatattgaaaaggttaaagatggataaaggagttgatgagtgaatgggttaaggtagggttaggtaaggggattagatcaagtgaaggacatgtatgcatctgaggaagaagaacaggttgtcaaagcagaaagtgtgagattctgtaaggatgtctgataggttgggaggttggtgaagggaggataggtgggggaaagcagagataCGGCTGCAGCAAAGcatggacaggacaacagaatgtgtggaactgaaagagggacattgcatagggaacataggggtggatcagaatgtgacatcagTTAGGAGTGTGTCAGTTGGGTGTGGCCAATATGTAAGCGGGCAAGAGCCGTCTTCCAACATCTTCCATGGGGGTAAGATATAAGCTTGGAGgaacagaatggacagaaaatggaagaggtcgGAAATGGGAAAacagggaatggaagaggagggtattcatgcgaatggagaaaggagtaagTAAACATAGAGAAGCAACAAAGGTAGGAGGCAGGGATCATGGGACAGTTAGTTTAGTGTGAGAAAGTTGGTGGAATCAAGCATAAcatcagacagagagaaagaatgagagcgagagagagaggaagggagtcagagggggaaaagacagagaagggagaggcaggaggaggagaagcagagggaggagaggcagagggtgaGAGGCAGAGGGTGAGAGGCAGAGGGTGAGAGGCAAGAGGCAAGAGGCAAGaggcaaggggcaaggggcaaggggcaaggggcaaggggtgaggagtgagtgagtgagtgagtgagtgagttagttagtgagtgagtgagtgagtgagtgagtgagtgagtgagtgagtgagtgagtgagtgagtgagtgagtgagtggtgtgtgtgtgtgtgtgtgtgtgtgtgtgtgtgtgtgtgtgtgtgtgtgtgtgtgtgtgtgtgtgtgtgtgtgtgtgtgtgtgtgtgtgagtgagtgagtgagtgagtgagagagtgaaggaaggaaagaacaaaaggaggaaggaagaagatgggaaaaaacattgaaagggaggaaggaaggcaggagagatggaaagaaagaaaggagggaatgaaggaagaaaagaaggcaaaaatatatatatatattgaaagatttCCCAAGAGCAAACCCTAAATGAACCTTGTAGGTATTGAAACTATCAAgcatcatgtataatatatatttaatattatttaaaaacataacaaTCCATGATAGCAACaaaagcccccaaaaagggggttaaaaaggaaaagtaatactcTTTTAAACAGCAATCACTCTATTTTTCCAGCTTGAGCCACAAAAAGTTTTCACTCAATCCTTCATACTGTATTGCTGTTCAAGAGAGATTACCAAACCTACTTTAGAAAGTGCAGAATGGAGAGAAAAATTTTCAGTGCATCAGAAtagagagacttttttttctaaacataacAACATTAGTGCCAGCTCTCTGTACCACTACCTTTCCATTGGTCCAGAATATTAAATTACTCCAGGAACCAAATAATGTGTTTTATTCCAATGGCTGTTTTATGGTAGAAATAAAATACCAAGTCTTACATGTAGCAACTAAGGCTGCATCCCaaagacaaatacacagaaaTGCAAGAGATAAACTGTATCCTAGTCCACATCATACTTTACTTCCTATAAGtcttagataaaaagaaaaagaaaaatgcaaataatcACTTACAAGTTCTTGATAACCAAActacaaatttgttttttctttactgacCTTTAAAAAAAGACCCGAGTACAGaccaataatttaaatttttatgttacaACTCTATCTGGGTTCTTACTCTCACTATTTATATTCACATCACAAAAATAATTCAACACTGTGAGCAAGAGTAAATATTTCACTTTACAGTTAACTGTcatgtatcaaatatataaatgtatatattcatgcttaCTTacgttggaaaaatatatatttctaaatttttatatgtgcTTATTTGTGACTGAAAGATTGAATACATATGTTGCAACTTAAAACTTTGCAACAAATTTTCTATAATACAGAGAGACTAGTTTAATCAACACAAAATGCATCACCAGCTCTTAAACCTAAAGAAGTTCACAACCAATGAAATTATTTGCCttacaaataaatgataaataaagaaataaaagtccCATGGCTGCAAGTTGGATTTGTGGAATGTTATCTAAAATGGAATGTATTTTCTGTTGTTCCTCTGTGTTTTGGtatgtatttttacttttaataatcaAGAGTGTATTGCTTCAATGACAATAATCATTGGATATGGTGGACTATAGTATACAATAGCCAAAACTGTTCCCATATAGAGTCTCTGCATAGacatcacaaaatatataaactggTGTATATCCAAGCAGGGAGAGGCACTCTTTAAGGCTGACTCATTCTCTTCAAAGATGCAAGAATGAGATCTACAGAAGGCCTGTCACTTGGCACTttactatgatatataaattCAAGTTTTGCGTGTCTGTCCACAATGAAGTCCCCGCCCATTTGGTGTGGGTCATCCTCAATGTCCGCATATGCCTTTGGTAGTGGTGTCCCCTTGGCCATCTGAGCACCATAAAAACCTAGGGCTGCTGGGTTCCAGACAGACACAATGGACCTGTTTGAAGAAAACACAAGatatcatacatagatataaaaattgcTATATTTGTCATCATTGCATGGATATAACTACAGGGTACATAAAGTGCTTTGACTACTATCTAGTTTTGATCATGAAAATTCTATCTggcaaacaaaatattaaaaggaaaaacaaaccgtGCTTTAGTCAGTAAATGAAAAGAATTATAAATGATAACAGACTGAAAtactttttaattaataatatcatctcaACCTTCAATATTATCCAAAATTAGTCAACAATATTTTACTCTGATTGTGAAATCATACTAATTCACCATCCCTGTGAACATGCTAATTCCTTCAGATAAATCCTTTACTCTCTTGCAGTTTCCTTACCATACTAAATTATCCGCTCCTAGCACAGAATGGTCTCAATATATTACCTTTTCAACCCAAGTTTCTGGTACACGGAAAGAGTTGGTTCAGTGAAGTATGGGAAAGGACAGTGAGTTTCCTCCAGCCATCTCCTTGCACCTGACATCTCCCCGAATGTTAATACCACCACATTGCAACCAGCAGCAGCGAGTTCACCCTGTTcggtgaaaaaaagagataacacCAAATCAAACCTAGgctgtattcatattgacagatgtagaaaaggtatgaatgataatgaatatcttcacaatacaagagatgtatttgaccagtttcgattgtgtcttcgtcagaactACATGTATTTCTCACGAAGACACAATCGGAActggtcaaatatatctcttgtattgtgaagatattcattatcattcatacctttaccAAATTAGACCTAGGCTGTATTCTGCTGCTAGTGCATAGTTATTGTATACCCTGTGCCTTTCTATGcattttaaaaatgacaataaaacaacagCTAGCAATAAAACAATCAGTAATAATCCTGGCATGGTatcaacagatgaataaataaatgaataagacaaaaataataacttaaattCAAGAAAACTCTCACCAAATTTCTGTACACACATTTGTAATTTTGATTTTCATCCCTCTGCAAAACACTCACTTGTCTCTCTGCCAGCTGGGCCACGTGGATGCGTCATGGAAGTCAGGCAAAGTGCCTATTTAGCACAAGCAGAGTCCTCTCCTGGGGTAGCATTGGGAGGAGGTCATGTAATGTGACTTCTGCCCCAAGCCTGTCATGCACTGAATCAGGCACTCGATGGAGAATTACGTCTCTGGGAGCTGCATCACCAACCTCTGGCTTTACAACAGattttctctcaccttccctgGCTTCCAGTTGCCTAAGGAAGTTGGTCCATTCATCCTGTGGTGGATTTTGAGGATAATGATCATAGCTGGATGTGTTAGTGAAGGTAATGGTTCAGGAAGTATTTTAATAAATTGTTTTAATAGCAGAAAAGTCTATGCACTCCTTAAATTGTTACATTAACAACACCATCATATTATAAAAGATCATCATATGAATTATTTTTCTACACTGTAGCTCAAGAATACacttaaaaaaacagtttttattaACAGACTTTTAAGCTCTTTTGGGTAGCATTGTTTTTATGTtatgaatacaaacaaaaattcaCTAGAACACTTATTTCAACAAACCTCAATCTCCATAAGGTTCTCTGCGGTATTCTTAACATCTCTGCTGCTCTTACTGATGAAGTGGTTCAGAGCCTCTCTGTCTGCTAATCCACTCCtgaaaataacacacaaataaattcaGTGATTACTCTTCCGTCTTACTGAGCTCCTAAATAACAATGCTGGTTATGATGATACAGCTGGAGGTAAGCCATGAAAATCTCgcactttcttttccctctttttgtctatttttatcaATCCTGATTTCCTTCATTGGCCGTATAtgacttcccctccctccctctacttcatCTTCTCTCCCTAAATCTCTTCTGACGCCTTTTACTCGCAATCTTCtactcccatctcctctttctctactacAAAGTGTTTGCCTGTTTTCCTGCATCTATTAGCAAATGTAAATATTTCTAAAGAACATGAATTCATGTCAAATTCACATAATGAGAATGTGATTGTTTCTGACAACTCAAATGGTATTCAGACACATACCTTTTAAATAACTGCTGATAGACTCCAAGACCTTGACACAGGATTCCAATACCTTTGCTAACAAAGTTTCCATCAAGCTCtgcaagtgaaaataaaaatgatattcttTATGATGCTAAACATAAGACAACATAAGCATAAGAAGTACACATAAAACAGCATGAACTCTACTATGACCTAGGctaattatttagtatttatgCCATATCTAaatt
This genomic interval from Penaeus monodon isolate SGIC_2016 chromosome 37, NSTDA_Pmon_1, whole genome shotgun sequence contains the following:
- the LOC119596093 gene encoding uncharacterized protein LOC119596093; the encoded protein is MSGARRWLEETHCPFPYFTEPTLSVYQKLGLKRSIVSVWNPAALGFYGAQMAKGTPLPKAYADIEDDPHQMGGDFIVDRHAKLEFIYHSKVPSDRPSVDLILASLKRMSQP